Within the Hippoglossus hippoglossus isolate fHipHip1 chromosome 20, fHipHip1.pri, whole genome shotgun sequence genome, the region GTATCAGGGAACGCAGCAAGGACATCGCCCCTGCAGGAGGGGAAACACTGGAGTTGGCAGCTgaagcaaagtgttttttttttaccattattATCTTTGATTCTTACCAGCACTCTGCAGGGTCTCTATGTTTTGGGGTCTAGATGCCCTATCTGCAATCATCTGCACAAACTGCAACCTCGACCTCTGATACTGCTCGAACCCTGCAAAGCACAAACATGACAGTGTGTCACCTACTGCATGTCTCCGTCTATGAGTGAAAACAGCTCCTGAGACTCACCTCGAATGGTCTCTCGCTGACTCATTGTTACTCAgatgaaacttttaaaaacGACAAAACAGATAACGCTTTTAAACCGCAGGGttcagagcagtgttttctATGCGTCTACAGCTGCTTTTATCTAAATCAAACTGACTTGGTTGAGCACTTCTTCTtagttcggtttattggcgggtggcgAATCAATTGTGTTGTACTGCTTTAATAGGATTTAAAGTAAAAGATATTAAagcaataacaataatagtcCTCAAAGGATTGCTTTACACTCAAGACATTTTTTCTACTCAGGCTGACATCAAAGGATGTATGGGGTATGACTTCATCCACTCCCGCtgacattaaaggggacatagcatgcccattttaccacaagttgatatggttccttggggtcttaatgaaatgtctgtaacatactttggtcaaaataccacaaggatcatttaaaacagcaccctttttaccctgtctaaaacagccctccacagagtgacatgttttgagtgcctgttcctttaaatgctaatgagccagctcccccctcccccctctccccccatgattttaaacgatataaattacatattttatatgatataaattatcaaatatgcatcccatactttgtattccccttctgttgtcctggagttttaattttcccaatcacataattaaacaTAATTATTTTCCAGCAAGACAACGACCCCAAGCATACAGCAAAAGCTACACAGAAATGgttcaaagacaacaaggtgaaTGTTCTGGAGTGGCCAAGTCAAAGCCCAGATCTCAATCCAATCGAGAATTTGTGGCTGGACttgaaaagagctgttcacGCCCGATCCCCGAGCAACCTGACAGAGCTTGAGCTGTTTTGCAAGGAAGAATGGAGAAAAATTGCAGTGTCCAGATGTGCCAGCCTGATTGAGACAtatccacacagactcagtgcTGTGATTGCAGCCAAAGGTGCATCTACCAAATACTGACCTGAAgggggtgaatatttatgcaatcattagggcccgagcaccgacggtgggaggccctattgtatttcgaaggatttgtatttcccttttggggctttttcagggcctagacatgctcaaattgttaccaaagtttgcagggaattcaaaaccccaaaaagtaattgtatgttggagtaatttgaaatgggcgtggaaaaatggctcaacagcgccatctaaggaaaagcccctcagttagctttcaccgatcttcacaaaaatcgtagcccaggtgtatcgtgaccagacaaacaaaaaagtcagaggtgcaattggaaaaaagcaacaggaagcccgccattttgactttagtggccatattggccattttccacatttttactttgacgaacttgtcgtagggctttcatcagatcaacttcatattgaaatgagtgtcatctcaacaagatggagatgtaaactacctcggtatatttgattttatcacGCGGTTTGACGGTGACGTGGCGTTAAAGTTTGATGAGTCAAATCAAGATGATTGAGCTGTACCTGCAATATTagtcactagagggcagtgtaaGACTTCCCAAGGCACAAATCTTCCCCAGGGCTGAAGAGTTTGTTCACACATTGTtaataactaaattaaacttATGGATGTTTGTCAATTAATGTTGAGAGATAACTTAAGTTCACgattaagagtaaaataaaaaaatgttaagtgTACGTTACACGCcctgaccgtggcgtggcgtagaATTTTGATGTTTCGCCAAACAATAGGGATTTatttataactcctctgtgcattgttccaTCAGcatcaaacctcattcacacattcacagtcccaccctgatcagatccatgtgtcaatattgactcgTCGTCAAAGCCTACAGGAAGTTTTATACTTTaatgcactgctcctggctgctttacaatatacagctcaaatgagctgagtcAAGTcataggaccatggtcagaattgtgacatttcctcaaactttCCTCAaattttttttgggacggacagacggacagattttatttaaatttttttttttaattaaaaaaattaaaatctgtccgtctgtccgtcccaaaaaaataaataaatacggacagacagacggacgactttggtacttttagttactttttagttactttggtacttttagttactttttagttactttttagttactttggtacttttagttactttttagttacttttgtacttttagttactttttagttactttggtacttttagttactttggtacttttagttactttttagttactttggtacttttagttactttttagttactttggtacttttagttactttgctacttttagttactttttagttactttggtacttttagttactttttagttactttgctacttttagttactttttagttactttgctacttttagttactttttagttacttttgtatttttagttacttttgtactttaatttttttaatttaaaaaaataaaataaaataaaatctgtccgtctgtccgtccaaaaaaaaaaatacaaaaaataaaatctgtccgtctgtccgtccaaaaaaaatacggacagacggatgaaaaaaaatttaaaaaataaaatctgtccatcccaaaaaaaatacaaatacagacggacgaaaataaattaaaaaaataaaatctgtcctttgctacttttagttactttttagttactttggtacttttagttacttgttagttactttggtacttttagttactttggtactattagttactttttagttactttggtacttttagttactttttagttactttggtacttttagttactttggtacttttagttactttttagttactttggtacttttagttactttttagttactttggtacttttagttactttgctacttttagttactttttagttactttggtacttttagttactttttagttactttgctacttttagttactttttagttacttttgtactttaatttttttaatttaaaaaaataaaataaaataaaatctgtccgtctgtccgtccaaaaaaaaaaatacaaaaaataaaatctgtccgtctgtccgtccaaaaaaaatacggacagacggatgaaaaaaaatttaaaaaataaaatctgtccatcccaaaaaaaatacaaatacagacggacgaaaataaatttaaaaaataaaatctgtccgtcccaaaaaaaaaaaaatacggacagacagacggacgactttcgtacttttagttactttttagttactttggtacttttagttactttttagttactttggtacttttagttactttttagttactttggtacttttagttactttggtacttttagttactttttagttactttggtacttttagttactttggtacttttagttactttttagttactttggtacttttagttactttttagttacttttagttactttttagttactttggtacttttagttactttggtacttttagttactttttagttactttggtacttttagttactttttagttactttggtacttttagttactttttagttactttggtacttttagttactttggtacttttagttactttttagttacttttgtatttttagttacttttgtactttaatttttttaattaaaaaaaaaaaaataaaataaaatctgtccgtctgtccgtccaaaaaaaaaaaaaaaaatacaaaaaataaaatctgtccgtctgtccatcccaaaaaaaaatacaaatacagacggacgaaaataaattaaaaaaataaaatctgtccgtcccaaaaaaaaaaaaaatacagacactTTTACATATGTATATGGTGGAAAATGGTACTCCTCAGGGCAGTGTCTTTAGTCCAATATTGTTTTCCATTAAGATTATTGATGTTTTCTCTCAAattcttcctgctgctctcgCTCCTCTTGTCTCACTGCCACGACCACAATGAGTGCACTTTATAGGGAATAAAAAAGTCACTAAACATTTGGACACCACTACAAAATTGCAAACTCATTATATAGTGCACTATAGTGATTTCagacagaggtcaaaggtcaggttTGGTGACAGAGTCAGAGGTGGtagggaatgtgtgtgttttgctcaaAGACACTTCAACACATGGATATGAAGCTGTGTCGTCTTGTTAAAGGCCAGCTCCCCCACAGATATAGTTAATTTAGTCCATATACACTGGTCAAAAataattaagggaacacttaatcgtcacaTGTCAGTCATaacttcagggatatcaatctgttcatttttgtttgtgaatcaatttcacttgctttggtgcaaatgaaagtgaaaacaggtgcaatggagatgagacaacccccaaaaagggaatAATTTCTCATGTGGTGACGATTGCTCTCcccttatccttcctgactgattcttctccagttttgtgttctgctagagtctttgtcactactggtagcatgaggcggtacctgcggcccaatcaggttgcacagatAGTCCAGCTTCTTCAAGATGGCACATCCATACATGGGTTACAAGAAcgtttgctgtgtctcccagcacagactgaagagcatggaggagataccaggagaccggccGTTACacgaggagagctggacagggccgtagaagggcCACaccccagcagcaggaccggtatctgctcctttgtgtgaggaggaacaggaggagcactgccagagcccaacaagatgacctccagcaggctactggtgtgcatgttctgaccaaactgtcagaaacaaaactgaataATTGGTTATCAAGATCCGAGGTGAGATTTAAGTGAAGTGAAGTTCATACGTCAATTTAATGACAGGTCCAAAGCTGTGTGTTCCAGCAATTTCATATAAAACGTTCATATACAtctatatagatagatagatagatagatatttaattcagtgaagaagaaaaataaatctcaccTGTGATATTGAAAGATGttatgtgtctgtctgctctggTTCGCAGGGCTCCCACTGCCCCCTGGCGGCAGTGGCCTCACGTTGTCGCCAcgcagccgtgtgtgtgtgagtgaaatcCTATGTTATCATCTTAAAGGCCTTTTTGATAATTTTCTAGAAATGTTAAGTGTTACAAGAATATATTGTATTTGATCTTTTATTGTGTCATACAACATAAATAgaggttttaatatttaacatataaatgtattttatcattcatttaaccttgtacacacacacgtgttgtgCACTGAAGCAGCCACAGATTGTTGTGAAGGTGAAACCCGATcagatttaattatttattcttatttgttgatttctgcatttcattttaCCTGCGTCTCTGTGCGTAACCCGGATCCCCGCTTGTTGTCAGGGGAGATGATCAGCTGACATCCCATCCTGAGTCAGTGGTCGATGTTTCTATGCTCCGTCACTAtaaatgggctgttttcttgttttaatgttCATGGGTCGTGTCATAAAGGAAAACAGGGAACGAGGGAACACAATCAACTCCGATTGGAGGCTTCCTGAGGTCAAACATCAGCAAATGTAGAAAACAgagcagtgcatgctgggagagtgttgattttttattttctgttttgtgtggGGTTTTATTCTAAATAAACAATCTGGATTTCACATAACAAAGACAAAGCCAGACTTTAACTCATGCAAATTAAAGACAATTATAATCCAAACTCCAAAAATCcttgtttattcaaaatattatatatatgtttttattttaatgtacaGAAATTGGTGAATTTGCATGAAGCCAAAACACAAGAGACAAGGAagtctcctcctgcagaaagTTCTTTGACCTCACAACAGCCCTGAGACCTTTACATCTAAAGgacaatgtgtatgtgtgtattgcTGTCTGACAGTGGTTGGTGAGAGTTCCCTTTCAGTGACTGAAAGGCCAAAAATGATGttgtatgttttattgttcTTCACATTAAatgaagataataaaacacTCCATTCCATAAATCTTCACTCAAACCAATTGAGTCAAATCACTTGATCTGCTTAACTCTAAATCTACCTCTCATGTTTACTCCCTCTTTACACTATGCAGTCTCATATTTATTCCTtatggttttttttgtaatttatattttttacacaaaGTACTTGCtaagacagagggaaaagaaaaatactttcacGTGAGTCAGGCATGAACAGTTGTAGGAAAAGAGCTTTGCAGGGTTTATTTGCCtctaatctttatttttattttcatttttgcagagAAAACCGGATTCATTTCTGATGTGATTATTGACTTCGTTTTCAGTCTCGTACAATCTCATGTAATTCATCCATTGCTGAAAGATGACAGTATATAACACCCTGTAGGCCATGGTGTTAATTTATTACAAGTAATTAGATTTAAATAAgaggtgatgtttttttatttttgttttcatgattaGATGAGTAGATTTATAGATACACACTAAGTTTATTTTTTGCAGTGATAAACGAGCCTTCGATAAACCTGCCTTAAATTGCGCACATTCAATGTGTTTGGATTCTTCCCAAAAAGTGTCATCGtcattaattataaatatatttatcaagTTAAATGTCTAATTTAAAGAATGTTAGCTGTTTTGAATATTTCGATTTTAATGGGACGTTCACACCTCGAGGCAATATCaacaaatgagaataaaatattaaatcgGACAGAAGAATCTCGTGGCTTCATTAGGTTATACAGAAGATATATGTAGTTTATAGATTAACAAGCAATCTAATTATGAtgctttgtttatatttaaaatataaaatgtggcCTCTACAGTTTGGTTGTATGACAcaataaaagatgaaatatcTATAGCTATATATTTACGTTTATATAGTCCAGACCTATAGAGATCTGTGGTTCATATGTAGAACAGGAGGAAAAACTACCTCACTTCTCTGGAAATTTGTCAAATTTGCCGAAACACGATCACGCACGCGAGCACGCAGtttttggggcattttttgCCAACAGCTGCGCGCTCACGTCTCCGCTGCGGTGCGAGCAGGGTGAGGGGCGACGGGGCAATGTGCAcgagcagcagagacaacaaacaaagagcGGATCGAGCCGtgcgctgcagctgctgcgcgcacacataaatatacatacatatgcaTAGCCGAACTGCAGTGATAGACCACAGCCGCCAGGGGACAGTGTGAACCAtacaaagagcagcagagacctTCACTTAACAGGGGAGATACGTTTTTTCTTCTACTCTGaattatttatgtgtatttttatatttatatatatatatatatatatatatatatatatatatatatagatatatatttatgtgttttatatgaAATGGCTGGAAAACATCTGTGGGCCTGTGATGAAGATATGATGTATGAGCTGTATATGGACTACGAGGGCAAAGCTGGAGGCAAAGGAGCCGCAGGTTCAAATCCATTGTCATTAGGCATCCAGCCTGTTGAAGTGTCTTTAAGCAACACACTAATTTCCTATCACCTCCAGggctgcagctctgtcactgaatatgacctttgacctctgtagAGATTAGTTCCGGACAGACTCTCTTGAAATGTCACACTGGTTGTGAAAAGCGTTGTTAAAAGAGACATTTAATCAGGATGCTGCTGCGCTTTATTTCAATTTATATTTCAACAATAAAAGATATAGAAACTGTTTACATCCTCTGTTGCAGTTTTTGCCTTATTTCAGTATATAAGGTAAATAACTaaaacatttcacccacccctccatcggcatagtgttgagtagataatgagtgaattttcatttttgggtgaactatccctttaaagtatGTCAAGGCTACATCTTTAAATAACAAGATGTGTGTTGGGATCACAAGGCCGGCTGGTAGTTGTCTAACCTCTCCAACAAGACCTCTGAGTAGCCAGGGGAGTAGTAcctgaaatgaaacacacacacatttttaactATAATTTCATctattatttgaatttttctCGTTCATTGTCTTCatcgaggaggttatgttgcAAAACATACTGAGCTGaattccatgaaacttggtgaagggATCAGACATGGGCCAAGACAAAGTTTCATtcaattttgatgcagatccattAAATTCTTTGCGCACTTTTGTTAACATTGAGCATTTTTTGGCATTTTTACAAATTTTCCAGGAAATAAGGTTAAATAACGTAATAAAATGTGAGGCAAAGGATGAGCTGTAGCAGATAGTGGAAGATAAGATCATGTTGACACAGCAGAGTCAGACCACAGCTCTGAAAAGACTGTGTGTGATCTGATGAGTCAGTCCTAGATTACTGTTTACATCGCTCcctgttccacacacacactcatagagcTTAGATGTTGATGAAGTGTCTTAGTGCGTACCTGACTATCTCCTCAGGGAAACAGCTGTTGATGGCGTTGATGTACTCCTGCAGAGGAGAGCCCTGCTCAGCATCCATCTCCTGCACCTTCTTCAGACCCCCGCTGGTCACAAACAAACGTCGGGCCTTACTGTCATGAGGCAGCACCTTGGATAAGAGGGAGGTCAGGGTGAATGAACAATGCTTCATGATCTCAATTACCAAATATTTGGACATTTCTCTCtcaaaaagacagattttttaGATTCTGGTTGTGATACCTTGCTGAACTGGCACACAACATGTTTGAGGATGTTGCTGGGGGCATCGTAGAGGAGGGGCTCCAGAGCTGGCAGGTAGGTGCACTTCTGCATGATGCTCTTCAGAGCCTTCTTACTCTGTGAAGACAAGGACACGggagaaaaatatgaaacaacaGAAACGATAAAAATCTCCAGGAGAGACAGGAGACTTTAAAATTAGAGTTGGACTCATCTTCTCCATagactgaataaagatggacgacatggctcCACTTGCTACAACTACCCAGGAATGAAGCCTAACGCTGCCATTGACATCAGTGTGGTAAGAACTCtctgaaatgacattttaattacttTGACGTGTATGAtttggtccatttcccatcCATTAGGGTTTATGActtacactgcagccagccaccaggtggcgattgagactctttggcttcacttttagggagctgtcatgtctgtttatacacagtctatggctgATACCAGTTATTTGTGCTGATTAAACTTTTAAATAGACTATTGATTAATCAAAAATAAGAACTAGAAACCTGCAGTTCTTACTTTGACCTGTAGGTCCTCTGAGCTGCTGGCCTCCATGTAGAGCTGCAGCAGTCTGGGCAGCAGGTTCGCTGTGGCCACAGCCTTCGCATGCTCGGGCGTGTGGTAACCAATCTGGCCGATGGACCAGGCCGTGGCCGCCTTGATGTGATGCTCAGGCtcctcagacagacacagggcCAGCTGGTGCACCCCCTACAGGACGGGAGGACTACTTCAGTTTATATATAGCCTAGATGCTACAGGACCTGAGGGAATGCCTCTGGATTTAGTGATGGCTTTAGCTGTCACATGGAGAGAGATAGGCGAACGTGCACACACCTTGGAGAGAATGACGGCCATGGCGAGGTTCTCACTGTGAGTGGCCACGTATCCCAGCATCATGATCCCCGGCAGCCGCAGGCTTCCTTGGCAGTCACCCAGAGAATCGATGACTGCTGACATGCCACCACAGTTCACAATCACCTGGGACAGctggaaacacacaagcacatgcatgTTACTTTGTTTACTGCCATTGATGGTTGTCCCTACAAGTGTATGTATGTGCTGTACCTCTGGTGAGTGCTTCACCACCTCCCTCATCAGAGTGGTGACGTTCTTCCTCACATACTCGTCTGGATCTCGGAGGCAGGCCAGAGCTGCAGGGAAGATCTCAGCCTCGATCACCATTTCTGCCAGGCCGACCGAGTGCTTGCTGATCTGACTGAGGGCTGAGAACACCTGCCtctgcatggacacacacacaccacgtcTGGTTATTCCCACAGTTcattcacatattcacataATTCTTtgaatttcaaaatgtttttttcaagagTATAGTTGCAacttttatgttcatatttcaacacattttagAGTTTTGCCCGTCTGatagaaacacaacatgtttatgaTTGTGTAACTTGTTACTCtggtccttttttttaaagaaattatttCCTGGTCAGATAATTAATGGTCACCTCTggatttattaattaaattatgttgGACAAACCACTTTGATAAATTTACAAATCACTGTGTATTGAATAGAAATCAGAAAAgggaatgaaaaggaaaaatagaTGGGGgaataaaaaagataataatgCCATATAAATGTGAGATAGAGCCCAAAACAAATCATAAAGGAAAATATACATGCTGTATATTTatgcataaaataaaatttaagaTATTAAAGACAGGGATTTtcaaaaaaacgttttattatttaaaaaagcctGAAAGTTCAATAACCAAAATAACAGAAGGCACTGAGATTATATGCCTTAGTCATAAATTATGTTACCACTGGCCTTACAAGAAGGcgtttttaaagaaaagaacatgaaaatcaaagaaaaaaggCTGACGATGTTTAATCTGTATAAGACTGTTGTTAATGAACACGAGCTAAATCTAATCCAAACTGTTCTGTACCTTGAGTTTTGCGTCCGGGTTGAGGATCATCTGAGCCAAGTGCGCCACGGCCCCGGTGTCCAGCACAGCCTGCGCCAACTCCG harbors:
- the spag6 gene encoding sperm-associated antigen 6, whose product is MTQRQIIQVFEQYQRSRMQFVQTVADMAARPQNIETLQSAGVMSMLRPLILDVVPSIQQTAALALGRLADHSDDLAEAVVREDILPQLVHSLVSQNRFYKKAASFVLRAVAKHSPDLAQAVVACGGVDALVLCLEDFDPGVKEAAAWALGNVARHNELLAQSVVDAGAVPLLMLCLREPEMALKRIAASTLSDICKHSPELAQAVLDTGAVAHLAQMILNPDAKLKRQVFSALSQISKHSVGLAEMVIEAEIFPAALACLRDPDEYVRKNVTTLMREVVKHSPELSQVIVNCGGMSAVIDSLGDCQGSLRLPGIMMLGYVATHSENLAMAVILSKGVHQLALCLSEEPEHHIKAATAWSIGQIGYHTPEHAKAVATANLLPRLLQLYMEASSSEDLQVKSKKALKSIMQKCTYLPALEPLLYDAPSNILKHVVCQFSKVLPHDSKARRLFVTSGGLKKVQEMDAEQGSPLQEYINAINSCFPEEIVRYYSPGYSEVLLERLDNYQPAL